The nucleotide window GTTTCTCTCCCTTGTAAAATCTGAGAAGgaatgattaacatagttaatggtATGATACTGTCCGACATGTTCCCTTTGCAGTTCAATGATTGTGCATGTTACCTGGCTACTTTTTGTTCATTTCAAAATTGAACTTTGTTCTGTAATAATTTACCTTGCCTATGGTTTTCAATCATCATTTCTTATGAAATCACACAAGCTCTGTTATGTGTATTGATAGTTTGGAACATTTAGATCAGTGAAGTTAAATGTGTTGACATTAGATTTCCAGAATATGATGTATCATTTGAATTTGAGTAATCAGATTTTCTCAATTTCTGACTGAATGTGTGCTTTTGGAGACTCATCAATTTGTTCGAAGAAATGTGTCGAGGAAATGGTTTTAGTATATATTGCCCCCTGTAGATAAATGTTCATTAAGGGTCATCAATATCATATTATGTTTTCTGGAGCATAATAACACAGGAATGCAGTAGAATTCCCGAGTTTACTCAGTTACATAGTAAGGAGGAAATACTAACCCATCTCATGAATCAGAAACAAAACTGATTGAATAACAACAGCAAGAAAATATTGCTGCAATTGAACTGTAACTATGGCTCATCAATACATGCATCCAAAAGTTAAAAGACTCTTTATCTCTTTTGACAGCATGATCTGAACTACAACAAGGAACAGAGATGGCAGACCTAAATAATGCTTCAACTGTTCTCATAATTCACAGTTAAAAAATTTCTCCTGAGGTTAAAGAACCATCTCTGCAAACAAAGTCCAATGAATTTAGTATCGTACAGGCGACTAAGCCGTGCCTGCTACAAACACAATCTTATCGCCTGGCCTTCACCATCATCGCTTACTGTCACTGAATGCTGAGCTTCACTTTCAATGGCACACCTTCGATATGGTACAAATCCTCTAGCAGAGCTTCCACCCCCAGCTTTTGCTGCTTTCTTTGAGTCCACCCCATCGACATTCTGGTCACTTAGTCCCCAGCCACTGATAGATGCCGTGTTAGAACCACTCCAAGAACCTTCCCCCTGCATCTCTTGTTCACCTGCGGCTTCCATCGGGGATTGCTGAGGATGCTGCAGTTGTGGATAGACAAATGGGAAAGGCAAGTTGCCATACATAGACCATGGCGGAGGGAGGAACATATGTTCTACAGAGTCATCTCCAACTAATGGAAAACAATAGAACATGGGGGGTATAACACCAGGATAAGCATTCCATGCACTTCTAGTTAAATCCCTAGGTGGAACTCCATGTGCCGCGCTTTGCAAACACATTTCCAACTTGGAATTCAAATCAAAAGCTTTGTTCTCTTGGCATTCTTTGGTGTTGACAGCCACGGTTAGCTTGGCCTTTGCTGCATTCCCGTTGCTAGGAGCAGATGATTTGTTTAGATCAGTCAACACTACCATCTTTCCAAACAGCTTGAGAGCTGGTACCTGAGCTTCAGGTGATGTGTGCATATCAGAACACTGATCTATCACCTGAAACATCTTCTGATAGGTCAGTTAGATAACTAAGCTTCCCAAtcaataatagatgtttatttcgGAAAATTACCATCGAAGACTGGTCTAATCTTGGGCCAAAACGTGGAAGCTTATGCTTTTCTTGAACTGTCATGGTAGTCAACTGTCCTCCATTGTCTTGGTCATTTGATCCAGCAGCAGATGCAACTGGAGACGAGCAAATGTTTTGGCTATTGGAGAACATGGAGCCCAGGGCTTCTGACCCAACAGCCGACAAAACGGAGGTAGGTGATCTGTTCTCTTCCTCACAAATTGTATGAGTTTGCAAAGGTGGCCTCTCAAGTTGTTTTAGAGCAGCAGGAGTCTCCTTGCTCGATGAGTTGCCCGATTTGCGGGGATACGGACGTAACGGTTTTCTCTTGGGTCGAGGGGGAGGAATCTCGATGGCCTTCAAGGTGACTGTGCTGTCATTACTGCCAGATTCGCGAACAACCTAAGTGCGATGAAAGACCAAAACAGtgagctggaaggagaagctttcGGTGCTTATACCAGTTACTGAAGGAAGTAGTAATGAACCTTAGAAAAGAATTTTTGGGCATGACTCCTGATCTGGACTGCTGTCTTGGTACCTATATGCTCTGCACTATAAACCCCAATCAGAGAGGACATAAGGTTAAGATCGGTCGAACTAGACATGAGAAAATTTATCATTATTACCTTCTATACGGCGCCAAGCACGCCCATACAGTTGTAAAGCTTCGAGAAACTTACTGTGTTCTTCCTCTGTCCATTTCTCTCGCTGTTTGGTTATGGTGTAAGGTTTTC belongs to Musa acuminata AAA Group cultivar baxijiao chromosome BXJ1-11, Cavendish_Baxijiao_AAA, whole genome shotgun sequence and includes:
- the LOC103970139 gene encoding protein REVEILLE 1 codes for the protein MESREQQQPVCNSHNQMHVDAKTPIPQSKEIDSSGEEQAPRVRKPYTITKQREKWTEEEHSKFLEALQLYGRAWRRIEEHIGTKTAVQIRSHAQKFFSKVVRESGSNDSTVTLKAIEIPPPRPKRKPLRPYPRKSGNSSSKETPAALKQLERPPLQTHTICEEENRSPTSVLSAVGSEALGSMFSNSQNICSSPVASAAGSNDQDNGGQLTTMTVQEKHKLPRFGPRLDQSSMVIDQCSDMHTSPEAQVPALKLFGKMVVLTDLNKSSAPSNGNAAKAKLTVAVNTKECQENKAFDLNSKLEMCLQSAAHGVPPRDLTRSAWNAYPGVIPPMFYCFPLVGDDSVEHMFLPPPWSMYGNLPFPFVYPQLQHPQQSPMEAAGEQEMQGEGSWSGSNTASISGWGLSDQNVDGVDSKKAAKAGGGSSARGFVPYRRCAIESEAQHSVTVSDDGEGQAIRLCL